A single genomic interval of Tsukamurella paurometabola harbors:
- a CDS encoding ABC transporter ATP-binding protein, translating to MATVRFDGASVQYPGAERPSVSSLDLDIADGEFVVLVGPSGCGKSTSLRALAGLEAVTEGRILIDDVDVTAVSPKKRDVAMVFQNYALYPNMTVAQNMGFALRNAGVSKEDTAKQVAEAAAMLELEPLLDRKPARLSGGQRQRVAMGRAIVRHPKVFAMDEPLSNLDARLRVSTRSQISALQRRLGVTTLYVTHDQVEAMTMGDRVAVLKDGLLQQVAPPRELYDDPVNTFVAGFLGSPGMNLLTVPRTDAGADVAGATVPVPRTVDSGATVTVGLRPEGLEIVPTGTPGAAKGTVALVEELGAEALVYVSVEGQDKPVVARADRATSLRAGEETGLVPAPEQALFFHAESGDRLR from the coding sequence ATGGCAACGGTGCGTTTCGACGGTGCGTCCGTCCAGTACCCGGGCGCCGAGCGGCCCTCGGTCAGCTCGCTCGACCTGGACATCGCCGACGGCGAGTTCGTCGTGCTGGTCGGCCCGTCGGGCTGCGGGAAGTCGACGAGCCTGCGGGCCCTGGCCGGGCTCGAGGCGGTCACCGAGGGCCGGATCCTCATCGACGACGTGGACGTCACGGCGGTCTCGCCGAAGAAGCGCGACGTGGCCATGGTCTTCCAGAACTACGCGCTCTACCCGAACATGACGGTGGCGCAGAACATGGGCTTCGCGCTGCGCAACGCCGGTGTCTCCAAAGAGGACACGGCGAAGCAGGTGGCCGAGGCCGCGGCGATGCTGGAGTTGGAGCCGCTGCTCGACCGCAAGCCCGCACGCCTCTCGGGCGGGCAGCGCCAGCGCGTCGCGATGGGCCGCGCCATCGTGCGTCACCCCAAGGTCTTCGCGATGGACGAGCCGCTGTCGAACCTCGATGCGCGGCTGCGCGTCTCGACCCGCTCACAGATCTCCGCGCTGCAGCGGCGGCTCGGCGTCACCACCCTCTACGTGACGCACGACCAGGTGGAGGCGATGACCATGGGCGACCGGGTCGCGGTGCTCAAGGACGGCCTGCTGCAACAGGTCGCGCCGCCGCGCGAGCTCTACGACGATCCGGTCAACACCTTCGTCGCGGGCTTCCTCGGATCGCCCGGCATGAACCTGCTCACGGTGCCGCGGACCGACGCGGGCGCCGACGTCGCGGGCGCGACGGTGCCGGTGCCGCGCACCGTGGACTCCGGTGCGACGGTGACTGTCGGCCTCCGGCCCGAGGGGCTCGAGATCGTCCCCACCGGCACGCCGGGCGCGGCGAAGGGCACCGTCGCGCTGGTGGAGGAGCTGGGCGCCGAGGCGCTCGTCTACGTGAGCGTCGAGGGGCAGGACAAGCCCGTGGTGGCCCGTGCCGACCGGGCGACGTCGCTGCGGGCCGGTGAGGAGACGGGGCTGGTCCCGGCGCCGGAGCAGGCGCTGTTCTTCCACGCGGAGTCGGGCGACCGGCTCCGCTGA
- a CDS encoding SRPBCC family protein, with the protein MSTTSPDSTALHVAITVDVPVDFAYRVFTERFDEIKPREHNMLTAPIERTVLEPYVGGTVYDVGTDGSVCTWARVLACDPPHALTISWDISPQWRIETDPARTSEVEIRFVAETPARTRVEIDHRHLDRHGEGWEQASAGIGGANGWPLYLDRFRAVAEGASTP; encoded by the coding sequence ATGAGCACCACCTCGCCCGACAGCACCGCCCTGCACGTCGCCATCACCGTCGACGTGCCGGTCGACTTCGCGTATCGCGTTTTCACCGAGCGCTTCGACGAGATCAAGCCACGCGAACACAACATGCTCACCGCGCCCATCGAGCGGACCGTGCTCGAGCCTTACGTGGGCGGCACCGTCTACGACGTGGGGACGGACGGGTCGGTCTGCACCTGGGCGCGCGTCCTCGCCTGCGACCCGCCGCACGCGCTGACGATCAGCTGGGACATCAGCCCGCAGTGGCGGATCGAGACCGACCCCGCACGGACCAGCGAGGTGGAGATCCGGTTCGTCGCCGAGACACCGGCGCGCACCCGCGTCGAGATCGACCACCGTCACCTCGACCGCCACGGCGAGGGCTGGGAGCAGGCGTCCGCCGGCATCGGCGGCGCGAACGGGTGGCCGCTGTACCTGGACCGCTTCCGCGCGGTCGCCGAGGGCGCGTCCACGCCGTAG
- a CDS encoding DUF6264 family protein, with the protein MRENLSGYAAGGPVGQPVPPWYPAPRPPAAPYTPTRWPTWRIVDMIATIVLFTLYGVALLGLLYFSVFWVMATDSCGASDCDYDKLSAAYVLNDLVGGVVFLVTLVVAVVLLVRRTPAFWLPLLGGAVQVGLFLAAMHQLSGVSPA; encoded by the coding sequence ATGAGGGAGAATCTGAGCGGCTACGCCGCAGGAGGCCCGGTCGGGCAGCCGGTTCCACCGTGGTATCCGGCCCCGAGGCCGCCGGCGGCGCCGTACACGCCGACGCGGTGGCCGACGTGGCGCATCGTCGACATGATCGCGACGATCGTGCTGTTCACGCTCTACGGCGTCGCCCTGCTCGGACTCCTGTACTTCAGCGTCTTCTGGGTGATGGCGACGGACTCGTGCGGCGCGAGCGACTGCGACTACGACAAGCTCTCCGCCGCCTACGTGCTCAACGATCTCGTCGGTGGCGTCGTCTTCCTCGTGACGCTCGTCGTCGCCGTCGTGCTCCTGGTGCGGCGAACGCCGGCGTTCTGGCTCCCGCTCCTGGGTGGAGCCGTTCAGGTAGGGCTGTTCCTCGCGGCGATGCATCAACTCAGCGGCGTCAGCCCGGCGTAG
- a CDS encoding MFS transporter → MPQNRNRARSPWAALTVLALAMLVIGLDTMVLTVALPSLARELGASTTALQWITTAYPLALGALMIPMGALGDRIGRVRVLSLALLGFGAASALCAFAGSTELLVAGRVLLGVCAAAAMPLSMGVLPTLFPDKAARERAMGVWMASSAAGMPLGPILGGVLLQHFWWGSVFLINVPIAVVAAVAVHRMIPESKAERPAGLDVIGVVTCVAGFGALVWAFTEAGASGWTSGRFLVLLGVAVAALALFGWRELTAERPLVRLTLLRRKGFLAGTVLASATMLLLASSVFQLAQVFSVLFQADSLGIGLRLLPVIAGLIVGARGGPVLVRRFGRRAVAAGSIGLLALTFAVQAAFPEGPLAVYTVTTVLLGLGLGGVMPLVMSLAMGDLDADDAGAGSALMQSIRQISSALGVAVFGSVVTAAYGERLGVVGLPGPLERLARDNPVVGVPAVRAADPGAIDGVLAAYAHGLAVGAVVGLVLSVVVLALCRLIPAESGDERDEAERGAAAARPA, encoded by the coding sequence ATGCCGCAGAACCGGAACCGTGCGCGATCGCCGTGGGCGGCGCTCACGGTGCTCGCGCTCGCGATGCTCGTGATCGGCCTCGACACGATGGTCCTCACGGTCGCACTGCCGTCGCTCGCGCGGGAGCTCGGCGCATCCACCACGGCGCTGCAATGGATCACCACCGCGTACCCGCTCGCGCTGGGCGCGTTGATGATTCCGATGGGCGCTCTCGGCGACCGCATCGGCCGGGTCCGCGTGCTGAGCCTCGCGCTCCTCGGTTTCGGTGCGGCATCGGCCCTGTGCGCGTTCGCGGGATCGACGGAGCTGCTGGTCGCCGGGCGAGTGCTGCTCGGCGTGTGCGCCGCCGCGGCCATGCCGCTGTCGATGGGCGTGCTCCCCACGCTGTTCCCGGACAAGGCCGCCCGGGAGCGCGCCATGGGCGTCTGGATGGCCTCCTCCGCCGCCGGGATGCCCCTCGGGCCGATCCTGGGAGGGGTACTCCTGCAGCACTTCTGGTGGGGCTCGGTGTTCCTGATCAACGTGCCGATCGCGGTCGTCGCGGCGGTGGCGGTACACCGGATGATCCCCGAGTCCAAGGCCGAACGCCCCGCCGGTCTCGATGTCATCGGGGTCGTGACCTGCGTCGCCGGCTTCGGAGCACTGGTCTGGGCGTTCACCGAGGCCGGTGCGTCGGGGTGGACGTCCGGACGTTTCCTGGTACTCCTGGGCGTCGCCGTGGCGGCGCTGGCCCTGTTCGGGTGGCGGGAGCTGACCGCCGAACGTCCGCTGGTGCGGCTGACCCTGCTGCGGCGGAAGGGCTTCCTCGCCGGCACCGTCCTGGCGTCCGCGACGATGCTGCTCCTCGCGAGCTCGGTGTTCCAGCTCGCGCAGGTCTTCTCCGTGCTGTTCCAGGCGGATTCGCTGGGAATCGGGCTCCGGCTACTGCCCGTGATCGCGGGCCTGATCGTGGGCGCCCGCGGTGGCCCGGTGCTGGTCCGCCGATTCGGACGGCGAGCGGTGGCCGCCGGCTCGATCGGCCTGCTCGCGCTCACCTTCGCCGTCCAGGCGGCGTTCCCGGAGGGGCCGCTCGCCGTCTACACCGTGACGACGGTGCTGCTCGGCCTCGGGCTCGGCGGGGTGATGCCGCTCGTGATGTCGCTGGCGATGGGCGACCTCGACGCCGACGACGCGGGTGCGGGCTCGGCGCTCATGCAGTCGATCCGGCAGATCTCCTCGGCGCTCGGTGTCGCCGTCTTCGGGTCGGTGGTCACCGCCGCCTACGGGGAGCGTCTCGGCGTCGTCGGGCTGCCGGGGCCGCTGGAGCGGCTCGCCCGGGACAACCCCGTCGTGGGCGTTCCCGCGGTGCGTGCGGCGGACCCCGGCGCGATCGACGGGGTGCTGGCGGCGTACGCGCACGGGCTCGCCGTGGGCGCCGTCGTCGGCCTCGTGCTGTCCGTCGTGGTGTTGGCGCTGTGCCGCCTGATTCCGGCAGAATCGGGGGATGAGCGAGACGAGGCGGAACGCGGTGCCGCAGCAGCTCGGCCTGCGTGA
- a CDS encoding ArsR/SmtB family transcription factor, whose amino-acid sequence MSVAADPWSALADPTRRTVFARVAAGPCSVTEIARDLPVSRPAVSQHLRVLLDAQLVDVRKQGRERVYRPRPDGLAAMRRELEGYWTQTLTTFKHLAERAYAEEGNPPS is encoded by the coding sequence GTGTCCGTCGCAGCCGACCCCTGGTCCGCCCTCGCCGACCCCACCCGGCGAACGGTCTTCGCCCGCGTCGCCGCGGGGCCCTGTTCGGTCACCGAGATCGCGCGGGACCTCCCGGTCAGCCGGCCCGCCGTCTCGCAGCACCTGCGCGTCCTCCTCGACGCGCAGTTGGTCGACGTCCGCAAGCAGGGACGCGAGCGCGTCTACCGTCCGCGTCCCGACGGGCTGGCCGCGATGCGCCGGGAGCTCGAGGGCTACTGGACGCAGACGCTGACCACGTTCAAGCACCTGGCCGAACGGGCCTACGCCGAAGAAGGGAACCCACCGTCATGA
- a CDS encoding sensor domain-containing diguanylate cyclase, giving the protein MCLLPAAAALLSSRVGHRDRAGERRTAPSEGVELAADATEPHGAPSRRSPGRTIRRTVRRGWTVLTDAHAWANAGRSEFAFATQSVGREGGHTMFGIVVAGLAFSMVPLGIVMQFNPVGPEGTVAHVVHFVANSAGVALGAWWLVRPWPSLRGAIGFLVLSDIVIGVTLSMLSAPEARICGTIHLAMLGMYAAFLLGWRILLLHCAYTLLLIAAFTQHAILVEGRTQMDLFIYTAPAISTVVGLPLVIQVFVEMGRRAMTRIVDEWHMDDLTGVYNRRGMNLAVMRVISEASVPAVHVVGMIDMDGFKRFNDTRGHFAGDELLRNVARTLEGLGDDVLVARNGGDEFAVFAVRRTVSDAEHLVGDLRALIATREDRSVGLVASAGVVIADASANASFEELAATADTALYEAKGSSDTAVVVVGRAPAVGR; this is encoded by the coding sequence TTGTGTCTCCTCCCCGCCGCCGCGGCGTTGCTGTCGAGCCGCGTCGGCCACCGGGACCGAGCGGGCGAGCGCAGGACAGCACCGAGCGAGGGGGTCGAACTGGCCGCAGATGCCACGGAACCGCACGGCGCCCCGTCGCGCCGCTCGCCGGGCCGCACGATCCGTCGAACCGTCCGTCGCGGTTGGACGGTGCTGACCGACGCGCACGCCTGGGCGAACGCCGGTCGCTCGGAGTTCGCGTTCGCCACGCAGTCCGTCGGGCGGGAGGGCGGGCACACCATGTTCGGGATCGTCGTCGCCGGGCTGGCCTTCTCGATGGTGCCCCTCGGCATCGTCATGCAGTTCAATCCGGTCGGGCCCGAGGGCACGGTGGCCCACGTCGTGCACTTCGTCGCCAATTCCGCCGGGGTGGCGCTCGGCGCCTGGTGGCTCGTTCGCCCGTGGCCGAGCCTGCGCGGGGCGATCGGCTTCCTCGTCCTCTCCGACATCGTCATCGGCGTCACACTGTCGATGCTGAGCGCCCCGGAAGCACGCATCTGCGGCACGATCCACCTGGCCATGCTCGGCATGTACGCCGCGTTCCTCCTCGGGTGGCGGATCCTCCTCCTGCACTGCGCGTACACCCTCCTGTTGATCGCGGCGTTCACCCAGCACGCGATCCTGGTGGAGGGGCGCACCCAGATGGACCTGTTCATCTACACGGCGCCCGCGATCTCGACGGTCGTGGGCCTGCCGCTGGTGATCCAGGTGTTCGTCGAGATGGGACGTCGCGCGATGACCCGGATCGTGGACGAGTGGCACATGGACGACCTGACCGGGGTGTACAACCGGCGCGGCATGAATCTCGCGGTGATGCGTGTGATCTCGGAGGCTTCCGTGCCCGCCGTCCACGTCGTCGGGATGATCGACATGGACGGTTTCAAGAGGTTCAACGACACGCGCGGTCACTTCGCCGGCGACGAGCTGCTGCGGAACGTCGCGCGGACGCTGGAGGGGCTGGGCGACGATGTTCTCGTCGCGCGCAACGGCGGCGATGAGTTCGCCGTCTTCGCGGTCCGCCGCACGGTCTCGGACGCGGAGCATCTGGTGGGGGACCTGCGCGCTCTCATCGCGACCCGCGAGGACCGGTCGGTGGGACTCGTCGCGAGCGCGGGCGTCGTCATCGCCGACGCATCCGCGAACGCCTCGTTCGAGGAGCTCGCGGCCACGGCGGACACGGCGCTGTACGAGGCGAAAGGGTCCAGCGATACCGCGGTCGTCGTGGTGGGCCGCGCCCCGGCGGTCGGGCGATGA
- a CDS encoding YdeI/OmpD-associated family protein, protein MSPGAGTGPGDAKAGVEVLGFTTLGEWESWLEEHHGTAREAWLRIARRNSAVPGLTIEDALDGALCFGWIDGQRKSNDADSFLQRYSPRRSTSAWSRINVEKFETLAAAGRVRPAGYAQRDAARADGRWDAAYESQRTAETPPDLAAALAENPGAAAAFAAMSRSDRYAVILPLLKARTPQRRAELIVRAVADLHASGIPVQDA, encoded by the coding sequence ATGAGCCCCGGCGCCGGGACCGGGCCGGGCGATGCGAAGGCGGGAGTCGAAGTCCTCGGCTTCACCACCCTCGGCGAGTGGGAGTCCTGGCTGGAGGAACACCACGGGACCGCGCGCGAGGCGTGGCTGCGGATCGCGCGGCGCAACTCGGCGGTCCCGGGGCTGACGATCGAGGACGCCCTCGACGGCGCGCTCTGTTTCGGCTGGATCGACGGGCAGCGGAAGTCGAACGATGCCGATTCGTTCCTGCAGCGGTACTCGCCGCGCCGCAGCACCAGTGCGTGGTCGCGGATCAACGTGGAGAAGTTCGAGACCCTCGCGGCTGCCGGCCGCGTGCGGCCGGCGGGATACGCGCAGCGCGACGCCGCGCGAGCGGACGGTCGGTGGGACGCCGCCTACGAATCGCAGCGGACCGCCGAAACCCCGCCGGACCTCGCCGCGGCACTGGCCGAGAACCCCGGCGCCGCGGCGGCCTTCGCGGCCATGAGCCGGTCCGACCGGTACGCCGTGATCCTCCCGCTGCTCAAGGCCCGGACGCCGCAGCGGCGCGCGGAACTGATCGTGCGGGCGGTCGCCGACCTCCACGCCTCAGGAATTCCAGTTCAGGACGCGTAG
- a CDS encoding glycosyltransferase encodes MHIVQLANFYGPRSGGLRTAVDQLGAGYVARGHAVTLVVAGRAHDDEVLDSGVRRITVPGRKFFRVEGYRAASPVLIRRLLPTLGAHSLEVSDRLTLRGMGPWAKAHGIGSIMISHERLDRMIELGAPSGLATWAADVANLGTARSYDTVVCTTAFAGEEFARVHAPNVETVPLGVDLATFRPDRATAQARRRWATGAGSGAGGPQERPADVLLVQSCRLSMEKHPGRGIEVVRALVADGVRARLVVAGDGAMADELRRQARGLPVTFTGHVTDRDDLADLLAAADVAICPGPHETFGLSAMEALASGTPIVVSRSSALADVTRADCGLPAADTGAAFAAAVRAVLGGDHRAAARACAEQYTWDSAVETMLSLHRATADRRRFLRDRPAAHPIALPPRSARRAARPRTGPRRLAWTPASPPPSTDRRERAR; translated from the coding sequence ATGCACATCGTCCAGCTGGCGAACTTCTACGGGCCCCGCTCCGGCGGCCTGCGCACCGCCGTCGACCAGCTGGGCGCCGGCTACGTCGCCCGCGGGCACGCCGTCACGCTCGTGGTCGCGGGCCGCGCGCACGACGACGAGGTGCTCGACTCGGGTGTCCGCCGCATCACCGTGCCCGGCCGCAAGTTCTTCCGGGTGGAGGGCTACCGGGCGGCGAGCCCGGTGCTGATCCGTCGCCTGCTCCCGACCCTCGGCGCCCACAGCCTCGAGGTCTCCGACCGGCTCACGCTGCGCGGCATGGGCCCCTGGGCGAAGGCGCACGGCATCGGGTCGATCATGATCAGCCACGAGCGCCTGGACCGGATGATCGAGCTGGGCGCACCGTCGGGCCTGGCGACGTGGGCCGCCGACGTGGCGAACCTCGGGACGGCCCGCAGTTACGACACCGTCGTGTGCACCACGGCGTTCGCCGGTGAGGAATTCGCCCGCGTCCACGCGCCGAACGTCGAGACGGTCCCCCTGGGGGTGGACCTGGCGACCTTCCGCCCGGACCGCGCCACGGCGCAGGCGCGTCGGCGCTGGGCCACCGGGGCCGGGAGCGGAGCGGGCGGGCCGCAGGAGCGTCCCGCCGACGTCCTCCTCGTGCAGTCCTGCCGGCTGTCGATGGAGAAGCACCCCGGGCGCGGGATCGAGGTGGTCCGGGCCCTCGTGGCCGACGGTGTGCGGGCCCGCCTCGTCGTCGCGGGCGACGGTGCGATGGCGGACGAGCTGCGCCGCCAGGCGCGCGGTCTCCCGGTCACGTTCACCGGTCACGTCACGGACCGCGACGACCTGGCCGATCTGCTCGCGGCGGCGGACGTCGCGATCTGCCCCGGCCCGCACGAGACCTTCGGCCTCAGCGCGATGGAGGCCCTCGCATCCGGCACGCCGATCGTGGTGTCGCGCAGCAGCGCCCTCGCCGACGTGACGCGGGCGGATTGCGGGCTGCCGGCCGCGGACACGGGCGCGGCGTTCGCGGCGGCGGTGCGCGCGGTGCTCGGCGGCGATCACCGCGCCGCCGCCCGGGCGTGCGCCGAACAGTACACCTGGGACAGCGCCGTCGAGACGATGCTCAGCCTGCACCGGGCGACGGCGGATCGCCGGCGGTTCCTGCGAGACCGTCCCGCAGCGCACCCCATCGCCCTGCCTCCGCGGTCGGCGAGACGGGCAGCCCGGCCTCGAACAGGTCCGCGACGGCTCGCATGGACTCCGGCATCACCGCCACCGTCGACGGATCGTCGCGAGCGAGCGCGGTGA
- a CDS encoding VOC family protein, producing MTVRLNPYISFSDNAREALEFYRDVFGGELEISTFEGMPPEMGVDPSEVTKVMHGQLTTPDGFTLMCADTPAGMPRNVGDDVSVSLSGDDLAKLTGWWEKLSASGSVTVPFVQAPWGDTFGMCVDGFGVHWMVNAAAS from the coding sequence ATGACCGTACGCCTGAACCCCTACATCAGCTTCTCCGACAACGCCCGCGAGGCACTCGAGTTCTACCGGGACGTCTTCGGTGGCGAGCTCGAGATCTCCACCTTCGAGGGCATGCCGCCCGAGATGGGCGTCGACCCGTCCGAGGTCACCAAGGTGATGCACGGCCAGCTCACCACACCGGACGGCTTCACCCTCATGTGCGCCGACACCCCGGCGGGGATGCCGCGGAACGTCGGGGACGACGTCTCCGTGTCCCTGTCGGGCGACGACCTGGCCAAGCTCACCGGCTGGTGGGAGAAGCTCTCCGCGAGCGGCTCCGTCACCGTCCCGTTCGTGCAGGCACCGTGGGGCGACACCTTCGGCATGTGCGTCGACGGCTTCGGCGTGCACTGGATGGTCAACGCCGCGGCCTCCTGA
- a CDS encoding sigma-70 family RNA polymerase sigma factor, translated as MDRTTRTEQFEQHRPRLIAVATRALGSRADAEDAVQEAWLRLDRYDGAPIANLGGWLTRVVGRICIDVLRSRTAHPETDFDDADPVVTEGDGPEDVAVAADTVGLALLVVLDSLGPEERLAFVLHDLFAVPFAEVGAIVGRSPDAAKMAASRARRRVQGGPRPMVERREQRAVVDAFLAAARRGDFEALLAVLDPDLTWTRRTPRGEVVTIGANAVLEAVRRGDPSRIEARRVSVNGAPGILAWGPTGKPVALMACTVVGGRIVDVVSIVDPARLARMDLPSR; from the coding sequence ATGGATCGCACGACGCGTACGGAGCAGTTCGAGCAGCACAGGCCGCGCCTGATCGCGGTGGCCACGCGTGCCCTCGGGTCCCGGGCGGACGCCGAGGACGCGGTCCAGGAGGCCTGGCTGCGGCTCGACCGGTACGACGGTGCGCCGATCGCGAACCTGGGGGGATGGCTCACGCGAGTGGTCGGACGCATCTGCATCGACGTCCTGCGGTCCCGTACCGCGCACCCCGAGACGGACTTCGACGACGCCGATCCGGTGGTGACCGAGGGCGACGGGCCCGAGGACGTCGCGGTCGCCGCGGACACCGTCGGGCTGGCGCTACTGGTGGTCCTCGATTCCCTGGGGCCCGAGGAACGTCTCGCGTTCGTCCTGCACGACCTGTTCGCGGTGCCGTTCGCCGAGGTCGGCGCCATCGTCGGTCGATCGCCCGATGCCGCGAAGATGGCGGCGAGCCGAGCCCGCCGCCGGGTGCAGGGCGGGCCCCGGCCGATGGTGGAGCGACGGGAACAACGGGCGGTCGTCGACGCCTTCCTCGCCGCGGCGAGGCGCGGCGACTTCGAGGCGCTGCTGGCGGTGCTCGACCCCGACCTCACCTGGACCCGGCGTACTCCCCGCGGCGAGGTGGTCACGATCGGCGCGAATGCGGTGCTCGAGGCCGTGCGGCGGGGTGATCCGAGCCGGATCGAGGCGCGTCGCGTCAGTGTGAACGGGGCGCCCGGCATCCTGGCCTGGGGGCCCACGGGGAAGCCGGTGGCGCTCATGGCGTGCACGGTGGTCGGCGGACGGATCGTCGACGTGGTCTCCATCGTCGACCCGGCGCGCCTGGCCCGGATGGACCTGCCTTCGCGGTGA
- a CDS encoding DoxX family protein: protein MNTALWIITTVLALGFTAGGLALLTLPRDRYRALGANQHWVDDFGDGQLKAIGAIKLTGALGLILPAVSGIATVLTPLAACGLALFMSGAATTRLRRSEWAYLAGDVVFIAAFAFLAWGRFALSPL from the coding sequence ATGAACACCGCACTGTGGATCATCACCACCGTCCTGGCCCTCGGCTTCACCGCCGGCGGCCTGGCCCTGCTCACACTCCCCCGCGATCGGTACCGGGCGCTGGGGGCGAACCAGCACTGGGTCGACGACTTCGGCGACGGCCAGCTGAAGGCGATCGGCGCGATCAAGCTGACCGGCGCGCTCGGGCTGATCCTGCCGGCGGTCAGCGGCATCGCGACGGTGCTCACCCCCCTGGCCGCGTGCGGGCTCGCGCTGTTCATGTCGGGCGCCGCCACCACGCGGTTGCGTCGCAGCGAGTGGGCGTACCTGGCCGGTGACGTGGTGTTCATCGCCGCGTTCGCGTTCCTCGCGTGGGGCCGGTTCGCGCTGTCTCCCCTCTGA
- a CDS encoding ABC transporter substrate-binding protein, with amino-acid sequence MGDFTRRGFLVTGLAATAAVAAACAGSGSGGGSSNSGGGGGGGDITLRFLSNHPGSSKATEQALIDEFQKANPGIKVELLDGGKNYEQVAQKFQTSLTGGEKADIVVVSDVTWFNFALNKQIAPLDDLFAGAGLKPEEYVDSLLADTTFDGKHYAVPFARSTPLFYYNKDVWKKAGLEDRGPKDWDEFAQWAPRIQEAIGGDKKAIVIADGENYIDWVFEGWNWSKGGAYSDGWDLKFTSPETIAAVNQLKDVIGKWGRLVTTPENDFGAGLAAVTLQSTGSLKTITTTAKFELGTAFLPGPAGKSCPTGGAGVAVAEGISAERKAAAVKFIEFLTNTANTSKFSQATGYMPVRKAAVDEPSMKAFIEKNPNFGTAVKQLPLTRSQDNARVFVPGGGEDIGRALQQIATGGDAAAVLGALQKTIQGKIDSQIKPKLPK; translated from the coding sequence ATGGGCGACTTCACACGGCGCGGATTCCTCGTCACCGGCCTCGCGGCGACCGCGGCGGTGGCGGCGGCGTGCGCGGGCTCGGGTTCGGGCGGCGGCTCGTCGAACTCGGGCGGCGGCGGGGGCGGCGGCGACATCACGCTGCGCTTCCTGTCGAACCACCCGGGCAGCTCCAAGGCCACCGAGCAGGCGCTGATCGACGAGTTCCAGAAGGCCAACCCCGGCATCAAGGTGGAGCTGCTCGACGGCGGCAAGAACTACGAGCAGGTGGCGCAGAAGTTCCAGACCTCGCTGACCGGCGGCGAGAAGGCCGACATCGTCGTCGTCTCGGACGTCACCTGGTTCAACTTCGCGCTCAACAAGCAGATCGCGCCGCTCGACGACCTCTTCGCGGGCGCGGGCCTCAAGCCCGAGGAGTACGTCGACTCCCTGCTCGCCGACACGACGTTCGACGGCAAGCACTACGCGGTGCCGTTCGCCCGCTCGACGCCGCTGTTCTACTACAACAAGGACGTGTGGAAGAAGGCGGGCCTCGAGGACCGCGGCCCCAAGGACTGGGACGAGTTCGCGCAGTGGGCGCCCCGCATCCAGGAGGCGATCGGCGGCGACAAGAAGGCCATCGTCATCGCCGACGGCGAGAACTACATCGACTGGGTCTTCGAGGGCTGGAACTGGTCCAAGGGCGGCGCCTACTCCGACGGCTGGGACCTGAAGTTCACCAGCCCCGAGACGATCGCCGCGGTGAACCAGCTCAAGGACGTGATCGGCAAGTGGGGCCGCCTGGTCACCACGCCCGAGAACGACTTCGGCGCCGGCCTGGCGGCCGTCACCCTGCAGTCCACGGGCTCGCTCAAGACGATCACCACCACCGCCAAGTTCGAGCTGGGCACCGCATTCCTGCCCGGTCCGGCGGGCAAGTCGTGCCCCACCGGCGGCGCGGGTGTCGCGGTCGCCGAGGGCATCTCGGCGGAGCGTAAGGCCGCCGCGGTGAAGTTCATCGAGTTCCTCACCAATACCGCGAACACCTCGAAGTTCTCGCAGGCGACCGGCTACATGCCGGTGCGCAAGGCCGCGGTCGACGAGCCGTCGATGAAGGCCTTCATCGAGAAGAACCCGAACTTCGGCACCGCCGTCAAGCAGCTGCCGCTCACCCGCAGCCAGGACAACGCCCGCGTCTTCGTGCCCGGCGGTGGCGAGGACATCGGCCGCGCGCTGCAGCAGATCGCGACGGGCGGTGATGCGGCGGCCGTGCTCGGCGCCCTGCAGAAGACCATCCAGGGCAAGATCGATTCGCAGATCAAGCCCAAGCTGCCGAAGTAG